In Deferribacter autotrophicus, a single genomic region encodes these proteins:
- a CDS encoding cytochrome c3 family protein, with protein sequence MKKFFLIIFLLSISYSLYAFNCTTSKCHNDIKNYEFAHGPVAAEQCLVCHNASDADLKKHINRPKSFIDFKSPTGDEPVCIMCHDNKVEGKFVHEPINTGDCTACHNPHGGNNKFFIKGKSESETCFECHENNKTVKKFLHGPVAAGECTSCHDPHSSNFQFQLKAKKDELCFICHNDKKDGFHKAVVHKPVKEGCTQCHDPHNSDTKFHLKAKSEKDLCMKCHGKNKKFADVLNNSKYKHKPVDEGACGDCHNPHASDFGKLLVSDAKNVCFECHNDIGERVKNSKFVHGPVETDGCTACHSVHGSNNAFILKMAFPKKFYNQYRKGLYDLCFNCHNEEILQYASTTKYTGFRNGDRNLHYLHVRIKGKGRSCKACHEVHASNQPKHVRKSVPFGSGGWELPITFTKTKTGGKCIVGCHKPKTYDRVRPVKYN encoded by the coding sequence ATGAAGAAGTTTTTTCTTATTATTTTTTTGCTATCAATAAGTTATAGTCTGTATGCTTTTAACTGTACTACTTCTAAGTGTCATAATGATATCAAAAATTATGAATTTGCTCATGGTCCTGTTGCTGCAGAGCAATGTTTAGTATGTCATAATGCTAGTGATGCAGATTTGAAAAAACATATTAACAGGCCTAAAAGTTTTATCGATTTTAAATCTCCAACAGGTGATGAGCCTGTTTGTATAATGTGTCATGATAATAAGGTTGAAGGCAAGTTTGTTCATGAGCCTATAAATACAGGAGATTGTACAGCTTGTCATAATCCTCATGGAGGAAATAATAAGTTTTTTATAAAAGGTAAGAGTGAGTCTGAAACATGTTTTGAGTGTCATGAGAACAATAAAACAGTTAAAAAATTTTTACATGGTCCTGTGGCGGCAGGAGAATGTACATCATGTCACGATCCTCATTCTTCAAACTTTCAGTTCCAATTAAAGGCTAAGAAAGATGAACTATGTTTTATTTGTCATAATGATAAAAAAGATGGGTTTCATAAAGCAGTGGTGCATAAACCTGTGAAAGAAGGTTGTACTCAATGCCATGATCCTCATAATTCTGATACAAAATTTCACTTAAAGGCAAAATCAGAAAAAGATCTTTGTATGAAGTGTCATGGTAAAAATAAAAAGTTTGCTGACGTGTTAAATAATTCAAAGTATAAACATAAACCAGTGGATGAAGGTGCATGTGGAGATTGTCATAATCCTCATGCTTCAGATTTTGGTAAGCTGCTAGTTAGTGATGCTAAAAATGTATGTTTTGAATGTCATAATGATATAGGTGAAAGGGTTAAAAATTCAAAATTTGTCCATGGTCCTGTAGAAACTGATGGCTGTACTGCGTGCCATAGCGTACATGGCTCTAATAATGCATTTATTTTAAAAATGGCTTTTCCGAAAAAGTTTTATAATCAATATAGAAAAGGCTTATACGATTTATGTTTTAATTGCCATAATGAAGAAATTTTGCAGTATGCATCTACAACTAAATATACAGGTTTTAGAAATGGAGATAGAAACTTACATTATTTACATGTTAGAATAAAGGGTAAAGGAAGAAGCTGTAAGGCATGTCACGAAGTTCATGCTTCCAATCAACCAAAACATGTTAGAAAGTCAGTTCCTTTTGGATCAGGCGGATGGGAATTGCCTATTACTTTTACTAAAACAAAAACAGGTGGGAAGTGTATAGTAGGTTGTCATAAACCGAAGACTTATGATAGAGTACGTCCCGTTAAATATAATTAA
- a CDS encoding cytochrome c3 family protein gives MKGSIAFIFVFLLYSYLFAAPTGQEPAKECALCHFSWMEVFMFEHKDTDIASFPKKRVVATERICFSCHDGTVVDSRLRVWTEDKHKVGIIPSKEVSVPKEFPLEDGKIQCKTCHTAHGTGEPEKEGYERSIFLRIDNKNSELCKACHINKVGRNNHPSSKMNMLINNDFFSAGGVLGVDNQVICESCHTPHGPKEKKLLLGKYVDSELCSYCHTDKLTPGKFYKKGLLNHPVNIEFTDDKKIEKLKLKGAYFSNNREIVCLTCHNTHKGVNKNLLIMNNRNDELCLNCHEDKRYIYYTKHNLKKMKNFKNRFGKSPFEHGVCSVCHDPHGWALKLPETDDDLLSKACFSCHLDKNIVKNKVIDKQKYNHPVYVKTKFDTSLPVFGKTVAYFSEFYFDTKKREYITCATCHNSHIKSKNFLREDVKNSSLCLDCHKDKNSVVNSSHGKNDLNCLSCHKVHNSKNKNLLIDKVDNICLDCHKSGGVAEKKLVGKNSHPVDILPKIKIPKDMKLVNGKIECITCHEPHKAGTKNKFLRTDPKNLDIFCYKCHGDKQEIIDSEHDFRDSKQSELCSNCHVPHNAKNTKFLFSKEIAENNANSFCIICHEKNGIAKEKVVVMIHPIGEVKTKKDILNELTCISCHDPHKNGNRRKSESVFNNSFLKFNAKKFCITCHKDKSGFVNSPHNIKNFENIRRVKSLIKESDFCGFCHGVHFNKNKNVTSQNVLDICIECHKKKNVVDEKLITTSHPFVNLHKEKYKGMLLFNEKIHCATCHNPHSEYKNMLVEGIQKSDKLCIRCHDDKKYVFYSEHNLNNIFSRKLNFVCGECHKAHNYPEGNRLLWPKEKKDDEMIKEICLSCHSESGVAKKKIVKYFGHPKIPMTFKYKSNDVLPIYNEEGEKDINGAITCATCHNAHSWSEKEEYRYSSKNSEGNALTSFLKYRNVINLCNTCHGIEGLLRYKYYHTNKYRKIKEEKKLRKRGFLDILIGK, from the coding sequence GTGGACAGAAGATAAACATAAGGTTGGTATTATTCCTTCAAAAGAGGTGTCTGTACCTAAAGAGTTCCCCCTTGAAGATGGAAAAATACAGTGTAAAACATGCCATACTGCACATGGAACAGGTGAGCCGGAAAAAGAAGGGTATGAGAGAAGCATTTTTCTTAGAATAGATAATAAAAATTCAGAGTTATGTAAAGCTTGTCATATCAATAAAGTTGGTAGAAACAATCACCCATCATCTAAGATGAACATGTTGATAAATAATGATTTTTTTTCTGCAGGAGGAGTGCTTGGTGTAGACAATCAGGTTATATGTGAGAGTTGTCATACTCCACATGGACCAAAGGAAAAAAAACTTTTGCTTGGGAAATATGTTGATTCTGAATTGTGTTCTTATTGTCATACAGATAAGCTGACTCCTGGAAAATTCTATAAAAAAGGCTTGTTGAATCATCCTGTAAATATTGAATTTACAGATGATAAAAAAATAGAAAAATTGAAGCTAAAAGGAGCCTACTTTTCAAATAATCGAGAAATTGTATGTCTTACATGTCATAATACTCATAAAGGTGTCAATAAAAACCTTTTGATAATGAATAATCGTAATGATGAATTGTGCTTAAATTGTCATGAGGATAAAAGATATATTTATTATACAAAGCATAATCTAAAAAAAATGAAGAATTTTAAAAATAGATTTGGGAAATCGCCCTTTGAGCATGGAGTTTGTTCTGTATGTCATGATCCTCATGGTTGGGCCTTAAAATTGCCAGAAACAGATGACGATCTTTTATCAAAAGCTTGCTTTTCATGCCATTTGGATAAAAATATTGTAAAAAACAAAGTTATTGATAAGCAAAAATATAATCATCCTGTTTATGTGAAAACTAAATTTGATACATCACTACCTGTTTTTGGAAAAACAGTTGCGTACTTTAGTGAGTTTTACTTCGATACAAAAAAGAGAGAATATATAACATGTGCTACTTGCCACAATTCACATATTAAAAGTAAAAACTTTTTAAGAGAAGATGTGAAAAACAGCAGTTTGTGTCTTGATTGCCATAAGGATAAAAATTCTGTTGTAAACAGTAGTCATGGTAAAAATGATTTGAATTGTTTATCGTGCCACAAAGTGCATAATTCGAAAAATAAAAATTTATTGATAGATAAAGTTGATAATATCTGTTTGGATTGTCATAAAAGCGGGGGGGTAGCAGAAAAAAAACTTGTAGGTAAAAATAGTCACCCTGTAGATATATTGCCAAAAATAAAAATTCCAAAAGATATGAAGTTAGTAAACGGTAAAATAGAGTGTATTACATGTCACGAACCCCATAAAGCAGGAACTAAAAATAAATTCTTGAGAACGGATCCTAAAAATCTTGATATTTTCTGTTATAAATGCCATGGGGATAAGCAAGAAATAATTGATAGTGAGCATGATTTTAGAGACAGTAAACAGAGTGAGCTTTGTAGTAATTGTCATGTTCCTCACAATGCAAAAAACACAAAATTTTTATTCAGTAAGGAAATAGCTGAAAATAATGCAAATAGTTTTTGTATTATATGTCATGAAAAGAATGGAATAGCCAAAGAAAAAGTTGTTGTTATGATTCATCCTATAGGTGAGGTAAAAACTAAAAAAGATATTCTAAATGAATTAACATGTATCTCATGCCATGATCCCCATAAAAATGGCAATAGAAGGAAGTCTGAGTCTGTATTTAATAACAGTTTCTTAAAGTTTAATGCGAAAAAGTTTTGTATAACTTGTCATAAAGATAAGAGTGGATTTGTGAACTCTCCTCATAATATAAAGAATTTTGAGAATATAAGAAGAGTAAAAAGTTTAATAAAAGAATCTGATTTTTGTGGATTTTGCCACGGTGTCCATTTTAATAAAAATAAAAACGTGACATCACAAAATGTCTTGGATATATGTATAGAATGTCATAAGAAAAAAAATGTAGTAGATGAAAAACTTATTACAACAAGCCATCCTTTTGTAAATTTACATAAAGAAAAATATAAAGGTATGTTGCTTTTCAATGAAAAAATTCATTGTGCAACATGTCATAATCCGCATTCAGAATATAAAAATATGCTTGTGGAAGGTATTCAAAAATCTGATAAGTTATGTATTAGATGTCATGATGATAAAAAATATGTTTTCTATTCTGAGCATAATTTAAATAATATTTTTTCAAGAAAACTGAATTTTGTTTGTGGTGAGTGTCATAAAGCTCATAATTATCCAGAAGGTAACCGCTTATTGTGGCCAAAGGAAAAGAAAGATGATGAAATGATAAAAGAAATATGTTTAAGTTGTCATAGTGAATCAGGGGTGGCAAAAAAGAAAATTGTGAAATATTTTGGACATCCAAAAATACCTATGACTTTTAAATATAAAAGTAACGATGTTTTACCTATTTATAATGAAGAGGGGGAAAAAGATATAAATGGAGCTATAACATGCGCTACATGTCATAATGCTCACAGTTGGAGTGAGAAAGAGGAATATAGATATTCTTCAAAAAATAGTGAAGGGAATGCACTGACGAGTTTTTTAAAATATCGTAATGTAATTAATCTATGTAATACCTGTCATGGTATTGAAGGCTTGTTGCGTTACAAATATTATCATACCAATAAGTATAGGAAGATAAAAGAAGAAAAAAAGTTGAGGAAGAGAGGTTTTTTAGATATACTTATAGGGAAGTAG